A DNA window from Pseudomonas wuhanensis contains the following coding sequences:
- the glyS gene encoding glycine--tRNA ligase subunit beta — translation MSAQDFLVELGTEELPPKALNTLAEAFLAGIDKGLQAAGLNYETKTVYAAPRRLAVLITALATQQPDRSINLDGPPRQAAFDAEGNPTQAALGFAKKCGVDLSEIDQSGPKLRYSQSIAGKPTASLMPTIVEDSLNDLPIPKRMRWGARKEEFVRPTQWLVMLLGDHVIDCTILAQKSGRDSRGHRFHHPESVRITSPANYLSDLRAAYVLADANERRELISKRTEELATLQEGTAIVPPSLLDEVTALVEWPVPLVCSFEERFLDVPQEALITTMQDNQKYFCLLDADGKLLPRFITVANIESKDPQQIIAGNEKVVRPRLTDAEFFFKQDKKQKLEDFNLRLQNVVFQEKLGSVYDKAERVSRLAAFIAQRIGGNPAWASRAGLLSKCDLATEMVGEFPEMQGVAGYYYALNDGEPQDVALALNEQYMPRGAGAELPTTLTGAAVAIADKLDTLVGIFGIGMLPTGSKDPYALRRAALGVLRILIDKKLDLDLNDAVAFAVNAFGTKVKAAGLNDSVLEFIFDRLRARYEDEGVDVGTYLSVRALKPGSALDFDQRVQAVEAFRKLPEAAALAAVNKRVSNLLSKVEGSVPSVVEAKYFDNANEFSLYSAIQQADQAVQPMAAARQYSESLARLAALREPVDAFFEAVMVNAEDAKVRANRYALLARLRGLFLGVADISLLG, via the coding sequence ATGAGTGCTCAAGATTTTCTGGTTGAATTGGGCACCGAAGAACTGCCACCCAAAGCCCTGAACACCCTGGCCGAAGCGTTTCTGGCCGGTATCGACAAAGGCCTGCAAGCTGCCGGCCTGAACTACGAAACCAAAACCGTCTACGCCGCGCCGCGCCGTCTGGCCGTGCTGATTACCGCGCTGGCGACCCAGCAGCCGGATCGCAGCATCAACCTCGACGGCCCGCCGCGTCAGGCCGCGTTCGATGCCGAAGGTAACCCGACTCAAGCGGCCCTGGGCTTCGCCAAGAAGTGCGGCGTCGACCTGAGCGAAATCGATCAGAGCGGTCCGAAACTGCGCTACAGCCAAAGCATCGCCGGCAAGCCAACCGCGAGCCTGATGCCAACCATCGTCGAAGATTCCCTGAACGACCTGCCTATCCCCAAGCGCATGCGCTGGGGTGCTCGCAAGGAAGAATTCGTTCGCCCGACTCAATGGTTGGTGATGTTGCTCGGTGACCACGTCATCGACTGCACCATCCTCGCGCAAAAGTCCGGTCGCGATTCCCGTGGTCACCGCTTCCACCATCCTGAAAGCGTGCGCATCACCTCGCCGGCCAACTACCTGAGCGATCTGCGTGCTGCCTATGTGCTGGCCGATGCCAATGAGCGTCGCGAACTGATCAGCAAGCGCACCGAAGAACTGGCGACGTTGCAGGAAGGGACGGCCATCGTGCCGCCGAGCCTGCTCGACGAAGTGACCGCGCTGGTTGAATGGCCGGTGCCACTGGTGTGCTCGTTTGAAGAGCGTTTCCTCGACGTGCCGCAAGAAGCGCTGATCACCACCATGCAGGACAACCAGAAGTATTTCTGCCTGCTGGATGCCGACGGCAAGTTGCTGCCTCGTTTCATTACCGTGGCCAACATCGAAAGCAAAGACCCGCAGCAGATCATCGCCGGTAACGAGAAAGTGGTTCGCCCACGCCTGACCGACGCCGAGTTCTTCTTCAAGCAAGACAAGAAACAGAAACTCGAAGACTTCAACCTGCGTCTGCAAAACGTGGTGTTCCAGGAAAAACTCGGCAGCGTCTACGACAAGGCCGAACGTGTTTCCAGACTTGCCGCATTCATCGCTCAACGCATTGGTGGCAACCCGGCGTGGGCTTCCCGTGCCGGCCTGCTGTCCAAATGCGACCTGGCGACCGAAATGGTCGGTGAGTTCCCGGAGATGCAAGGTGTCGCCGGTTACTACTACGCCCTCAACGACGGCGAGCCGCAGGATGTCGCTCTGGCACTGAACGAGCAGTACATGCCGCGCGGTGCCGGCGCTGAACTGCCGACCACCCTCACCGGTGCGGCCGTGGCCATCGCCGACAAGCTCGACACGCTGGTGGGCATTTTCGGTATCGGCATGCTGCCAACCGGTAGCAAAGACCCGTATGCCCTGCGCCGTGCAGCGCTGGGTGTATTGCGCATCCTGATCGACAAGAAGCTCGACCTCGACTTGAACGACGCCGTGGCGTTTGCCGTGAATGCGTTCGGTACCAAGGTCAAGGCTGCCGGCCTGAATGACTCGGTGCTGGAGTTCATCTTCGACCGTCTGCGTGCCCGCTATGAAGACGAAGGCGTTGATGTCGGGACTTATCTGTCGGTCCGTGCCCTGAAACCGGGTTCGGCGCTGGACTTCGATCAGCGTGTACAAGCGGTAGAAGCGTTCCGCAAATTGCCGGAAGCCGCTGCCCTGGCCGCCGTGAACAAGCGTGTTTCGAACTTGCTGAGCAAGGTCGAAGGCTCTGTTCCTTCGGTCGTTGAAGCCAAGTACTTCGACAACGCCAATGAGTTCTCCCTGTACTCGGCGATCCAGCAGGCTGATCAGGCTGTTCAGCCAATGGCCGCTGCTCGTCAGTACAGCGAATCGCTGGCACGTCTGGCCGCCTTGCGCGAGCCGGTGGATGCGTTCTTCGAAGCGGTGATGGTCAACGCTGAAGATGCCAAGGTGCGAGCCAACCGCTATGCGCTGCTGGCGCGTCTGCGTGGGTTGTTCCTCGGCGTCGCCGACATTTCATTGCTGGGCTGA
- the glyQ gene encoding glycine--tRNA ligase subunit alpha, translating to MSQPTPAVRTFQDLILALQQYWAEQGCVVLQPYDMEVGAGTFHTATFLRAIGPETWNAAYVQPSRRPTDGRYGENPNRLQHYYQFQVVLKPNPDNFQELYLGSLKHVGLDPLVHDIRFVEDNWESPTLGAWGLGWEVWLNGMEVTQFTYFQQAGGIECYPVTGEITYGLERLAMYLQGVDSVYDLVWADGPFGKVTYGDVFHQNEVEQSTYNFEHANVEKLFELFDFYESEAKRLIELDQPLPLPSYEMVLKASHTFNLLDARRAISVTARQQYILRVRTLARSVAQAYLLARAKLGFPMATPDLRDEVLAKLEAAQ from the coding sequence GTGAGCCAGCCTACGCCAGCCGTGCGTACCTTCCAAGACTTGATCCTCGCCCTCCAGCAATACTGGGCCGAGCAAGGTTGTGTGGTACTTCAGCCCTACGATATGGAAGTAGGCGCCGGCACTTTCCACACTGCCACGTTCCTGCGCGCCATCGGCCCGGAAACCTGGAACGCCGCTTATGTGCAGCCCAGTCGTCGCCCGACTGACGGCCGCTACGGTGAAAACCCGAACCGTCTGCAGCACTACTATCAATTCCAGGTAGTCCTGAAGCCGAACCCGGACAACTTCCAGGAACTGTACCTGGGCTCCCTCAAGCACGTGGGCCTCGACCCGCTGGTGCACGACATCCGTTTCGTCGAAGACAACTGGGAGTCGCCGACGCTGGGCGCCTGGGGTCTGGGCTGGGAAGTCTGGCTCAACGGCATGGAAGTGACGCAATTCACTTACTTCCAGCAAGCGGGCGGCATCGAATGCTACCCGGTGACCGGCGAGATCACTTACGGTCTTGAGCGCCTGGCCATGTACCTGCAAGGCGTGGACTCGGTCTACGACCTGGTCTGGGCTGACGGGCCGTTCGGCAAGGTGACCTACGGCGACGTGTTCCACCAGAACGAAGTGGAGCAGTCGACCTACAACTTCGAACACGCCAACGTCGAGAAGCTGTTCGAGTTGTTCGACTTCTACGAAAGCGAAGCCAAGCGCCTGATCGAACTCGATCAGCCATTGCCGTTGCCGAGCTACGAAATGGTGTTGAAGGCTTCACACACCTTCAACCTGCTGGATGCGCGCCGGGCGATCTCGGTGACTGCGCGTCAGCAATACATTCTGCGTGTACGCACCCTGGCGCGTTCCGTTGCGCAAGCCTACTTGCTGGCTCGCGCCAAGCTGGGCTTCCCGATGGCGACCCCGGACCTGCGTGATGAAGTACTGGCCAAGCTGGAGGCTGCACAATGA
- the tag gene encoding DNA-3-methyladenine glycosylase I: MPRCFWCTEDPLYMAYHDQEWGTPLRDAQGLFELLLLEGFQAGLSWITVLRKRERYREVLFGFDVQRVAQMSDAEIDELMLDPGIIRNRLKLNAARRNAQAWMALEDPVAFLWSFVGGTPVINHFKDRSEVPAVTPVAVEMSKGLKKAGFTFVGPTICYALMQASGMVMDHTRDCDRYATLANGG, from the coding sequence ATGCCACGCTGCTTTTGGTGTACCGAAGATCCGCTGTACATGGCTTATCACGATCAGGAGTGGGGCACGCCGCTACGCGATGCGCAGGGATTGTTCGAGTTACTTTTGCTCGAAGGGTTCCAGGCAGGGCTTTCCTGGATCACCGTGTTGCGCAAACGAGAGCGTTATCGCGAGGTGCTGTTCGGCTTCGATGTACAGCGCGTGGCACAGATGAGCGATGCGGAAATCGATGAATTGATGCTCGATCCGGGGATCATCCGCAATCGCCTCAAACTCAACGCGGCCCGGCGCAATGCCCAGGCCTGGATGGCGTTGGAGGACCCGGTGGCGTTTCTCTGGTCGTTCGTCGGCGGCACGCCTGTGATCAATCATTTCAAGGATCGCAGTGAAGTACCGGCCGTGACACCGGTCGCTGTCGAGATGAGCAAAGGCCTGAAAAAAGCTGGATTCACGTTCGTCGGCCCGACCATTTGTTACGCGTTGATGCAGGCTTCGGGCATGGTCATGGACCACACCCGCGATTGCGATCGCTACGCCACCTTGGCGAACGGCGGTTAG
- a CDS encoding lysophospholipid acyltransferase: MDKLKGALLVGALRLFALLPWRAVQAVGSAIGWIMWKTPNRSRDVVRINLAKCFPQMDPAERERLVGQSLKDIGKSLTESACAWIWPAQRSIDLVREVEGLDVLKDALASGKGVVGITSHLGNWEVLNHFYCNQCKPIIFYRPPKLKAVDELLRKQRVQLGNRVAASTKEGILSVIKEVRKGGAVGIPADPEPAESAGIFVPFFATQALTSKFVPNMLAGGKAVGVFLHALRLPDGSGYKVILEAAPEAMYSTDTETSCAAMSQVVERYVRAYPSQYMWSMKRFKKRPPGEERWY, from the coding sequence GTGGATAAGTTGAAAGGCGCCTTGCTGGTAGGCGCTCTGCGTCTGTTTGCCCTGCTTCCTTGGCGGGCCGTGCAGGCGGTGGGTTCGGCGATTGGCTGGATCATGTGGAAAACCCCCAACCGTTCCCGCGACGTGGTGCGGATCAACCTCGCCAAGTGCTTTCCGCAAATGGATCCGGCCGAACGCGAGCGTCTGGTGGGCCAGAGCCTGAAAGACATTGGCAAGTCCCTGACCGAGAGCGCTTGCGCGTGGATCTGGCCGGCTCAGCGTTCCATTGACCTGGTGCGCGAAGTGGAAGGTCTCGACGTGCTTAAAGATGCCCTCGCCTCCGGTAAAGGCGTGGTCGGCATCACCAGCCACCTGGGCAACTGGGAAGTGTTGAACCACTTCTATTGCAACCAGTGCAAACCGATCATTTTCTACCGCCCGCCCAAGCTCAAGGCAGTGGATGAGTTACTGCGCAAACAGCGGGTGCAATTGGGTAACCGAGTAGCTGCTTCCACCAAGGAAGGCATCCTCAGCGTGATCAAGGAAGTGCGTAAAGGTGGTGCAGTGGGCATTCCGGCTGACCCGGAACCGGCCGAATCCGCCGGGATCTTCGTGCCGTTCTTCGCCACTCAGGCCCTGACCAGCAAATTCGTCCCGAACATGCTGGCCGGGGGCAAAGCGGTCGGTGTGTTCCTGCATGCCCTGCGGCTGCCGGACGGTTCTGGTTACAAAGTGATCCTCGAAGCCGCGCCGGAGGCCATGTACAGCACCGATACCGAAACCTCCTGCGCAGCGATGAGCCAGGTGGTCGAGCGCTACGTGCGGGCTTATCCAAGCCAGTACATGTGGAGCATGAAGCGCTTCAAGAAGCGTCCGCCGGGTGAAGAGCGCTGGTATTGA
- a CDS encoding tetratricopeptide repeat protein, protein MIESLEKMLAKGVDNSLLRFGLGKGYLDLGENAKAAEHFQRCVEFDPKYSAAWKLLGKAHLALADYAAARQAWEQGLEAARAHGDKQAEKEMTVFLKKLERQI, encoded by the coding sequence ATGATCGAATCCCTGGAAAAAATGCTCGCCAAGGGTGTGGATAACTCGCTGCTGCGCTTCGGCCTGGGCAAGGGTTATCTGGATCTGGGTGAAAATGCCAAAGCCGCGGAGCATTTCCAGCGCTGCGTCGAGTTCGATCCGAAGTATTCGGCAGCCTGGAAGCTATTGGGCAAGGCCCATCTGGCGCTCGCGGATTACGCGGCGGCGCGTCAGGCTTGGGAACAGGGTCTGGAAGCCGCCCGCGCCCATGGCGACAAGCAGGCGGAGAAGGAGATGACGGTGTTTCTGAAAAAACTCGAGCGTCAGATCTGA
- the trkA gene encoding Trk system potassium transporter TrkA — protein MKIIILGAGQVGGSLAEHLASEANDITVVDTDGERLRDLGDRLDIRTVQGRGSLPTILRQAGADDADMLVAVTNSDETNMVACQVAHTLFHTPTKIARVREAAYLTRAELFDNEAIPVDVLISPEQVVTNYIKRLIQHPGALQVIDFAEGKAQLVAVKAYYGGPLVGQQLRQLREHMPNVETRVAAIFRRDRPILPQGDTVIEADDEVFFIAAKANIRAVMSEMRRLDESYKRIVIAGGGQIGERLAEAIESRYQVKIIEMNPARCRHLSDTLDSTVVLQGSASDRDLLMEENIADADIFLALTNDDEANIMSSLLAKRLGAKKVMTIINNPAYVDLIQGGDIDIAISPQLATIGTLLAHVRRGDIVSVHSLRRGAAEAIEAIAHGDAKSSKVIGKAIENIGLPPGTTIGAIIRDEEVIIAHDDTVIEAGDHVILFLVDKKHIRDVEKLFHVGLSFF, from the coding sequence ATGAAAATCATCATCCTCGGCGCAGGGCAGGTCGGCGGTTCGCTGGCGGAACACCTGGCCAGCGAAGCCAACGACATCACCGTGGTCGACACCGATGGCGAACGCTTGCGTGACCTCGGCGATCGGCTGGACATCCGCACCGTACAGGGTCGCGGTTCGCTGCCGACCATACTGCGTCAGGCCGGTGCCGACGACGCCGACATGTTGGTTGCAGTGACCAACAGTGACGAAACCAACATGGTGGCCTGTCAGGTCGCTCACACTCTGTTCCACACACCGACCAAGATCGCCCGGGTCCGCGAAGCCGCGTACCTGACCCGCGCCGAACTGTTCGATAACGAAGCGATTCCGGTCGACGTGCTGATCAGTCCGGAGCAAGTCGTTACCAACTACATCAAGCGCCTGATCCAGCATCCGGGTGCGTTGCAGGTCATCGACTTCGCCGAAGGCAAAGCGCAACTGGTGGCAGTGAAAGCCTATTACGGCGGTCCGCTAGTGGGTCAGCAACTGCGCCAGCTGCGCGAACACATGCCGAATGTCGAAACCCGCGTTGCGGCGATTTTCCGTCGTGACCGACCGATCCTGCCGCAGGGCGATACGGTGATCGAAGCCGACGACGAAGTATTTTTCATCGCCGCCAAAGCGAATATTCGCGCGGTAATGAGTGAAATGCGCCGCCTCGATGAGAGCTACAAACGTATCGTCATCGCCGGCGGCGGACAAATTGGCGAGCGTTTGGCCGAAGCCATCGAAAGCCGTTATCAGGTGAAGATCATCGAGATGAACCCGGCCCGCTGCCGCCATCTCTCGGACACTCTCGACAGCACCGTGGTGTTGCAGGGCAGTGCCTCCGACCGCGACTTGCTGATGGAAGAGAACATCGCCGACGCCGACATCTTCCTGGCGCTGACCAACGACGACGAAGCCAACATCATGTCTTCGTTGCTGGCCAAGCGCCTGGGCGCGAAGAAGGTGATGACGATCATCAACAACCCGGCCTACGTCGACCTGATCCAGGGCGGCGACATCGACATCGCCATCAGCCCGCAACTGGCGACCATCGGCACGTTGCTGGCCCACGTGCGGCGCGGCGATATCGTCAGCGTGCACTCATTGCGTCGAGGTGCGGCGGAAGCCATTGAGGCCATCGCCCACGGTGATGCGAAGTCGAGCAAAGTGATCGGCAAGGCCATCGAAAACATCGGCCTGCCGCCGGGAACCACCATCGGCGCGATCATCCGCGACGAAGAAGTGATCATCGCCCACGACGACACAGTGATCGAAGCTGGCGACCATGTGATTCTGTTCCTTGTGGATAAAAAGCATATTCGGGATGTGGAAAAGTTGTTCCATGTGGGGTTGAGCTTCTTCTGA
- the rsmB gene encoding 16S rRNA (cytosine(967)-C(5))-methyltransferase RsmB, with translation MNPRLAATKALAAVLNGKASLNSSLPTQMDKVEDRDRGFTQDLAFGTARWQPRLSALAAKLLQKPFKAADADVEALLLVGLYQLLYTRVPAHAAIGETVGCADKLKKPWAKALLNAVLRRAQRESEALLAELEHDPVVRTAHPRWLQKSLKAFWPEQWEAICAANNAHPPMILRVNRRHHTRDAYLGLLSEAGIAATPCVYSRDGIILDAAADVRCLPGFAEGWISVQDEAAQLAADLLDLAPGQRVLDACCAPGGKTCHILEAEPALAGVVAVDLEAKRLVRVRENLERLGLSAELIAADGRDTATWWDGKPFQRILLDAPCSATGVIRRHPDIKLTRQPDDIAALAVLQGELLDAMWITLDVGGILLYATCSTLPTENTEVIEAFLARTPGARELDIASQAGIKQPHGRQLLAQESGHDGFYYAKLIKIAAARG, from the coding sequence ATGAATCCACGTCTGGCCGCCACCAAGGCTCTGGCTGCTGTTCTTAACGGAAAAGCCTCACTCAACAGTTCTCTGCCAACGCAAATGGACAAGGTCGAAGACCGCGATCGCGGCTTCACCCAGGACCTGGCGTTCGGCACGGCTCGCTGGCAGCCACGTTTGTCGGCGTTGGCGGCCAAGTTGCTGCAAAAGCCGTTCAAAGCGGCTGATGCCGATGTCGAGGCGCTGTTGCTGGTCGGCCTCTACCAACTGCTCTACACCCGGGTTCCGGCCCACGCGGCCATCGGCGAAACTGTCGGTTGCGCCGACAAACTGAAAAAGCCGTGGGCCAAAGCCTTGCTCAACGCCGTGCTGCGCCGCGCGCAACGGGAAAGCGAAGCACTGCTGGCCGAGCTGGAACACGACCCGGTGGTGCGCACTGCCCACCCGCGCTGGCTGCAAAAATCCCTCAAAGCCTTCTGGCCTGAGCAGTGGGAAGCCATTTGCGCGGCGAACAACGCTCACCCGCCGATGATTTTGCGGGTCAATCGTCGCCATCACACCCGCGATGCTTATCTCGGGTTGCTGAGTGAAGCGGGCATCGCGGCCACGCCGTGTGTTTACAGCCGGGACGGCATCATCCTCGACGCGGCGGCCGACGTGCGCTGCCTCCCGGGTTTCGCTGAAGGCTGGATCAGCGTGCAGGACGAAGCCGCGCAACTGGCTGCCGACTTGCTGGACCTGGCGCCAGGCCAACGGGTGCTGGACGCCTGCTGCGCACCGGGCGGCAAAACCTGCCACATCCTTGAGGCCGAGCCGGCACTCGCTGGCGTGGTGGCGGTGGATCTGGAAGCCAAGCGTCTGGTGCGGGTACGGGAAAACCTTGAACGCCTGGGCCTGAGCGCCGAACTGATCGCCGCCGACGGCCGCGACACCGCGACCTGGTGGGATGGCAAACCGTTCCAGCGCATCCTGCTGGATGCGCCGTGCTCGGCCACCGGTGTAATTCGTCGTCATCCGGACATCAAACTGACTCGCCAACCCGACGACATCGCCGCGCTGGCGGTGCTTCAGGGCGAGCTGCTGGATGCCATGTGGATAACGTTGGACGTGGGTGGCATTCTGCTTTACGCCACCTGCTCCACGCTGCCGACCGAAAACACCGAAGTCATCGAAGCGTTCCTCGCTCGCACACCGGGTGCTCGTGAACTCGACATCGCCAGTCAGGCCGGCATCAAGCAGCCCCATGGTCGCCAGTTACTGGCCCAGGAAAGCGGCCACGACGGGTTCTACTACGCCAAGCTGATCAAGATTGCCGCCGCGCGCGGTTAA